CTCACCACCGCAGCTGCTGCCGCCGTAGCCCTCAGCGCCAACGCTGCCAACGCGGCGCCGAGCGACAAGCCCAGCAAGGACGAGGTCAAGGCGAAGGTCGACGCGCTCTACGAGCAGGCCGAGCAGGCCACCGAGAAGCTCAACGGCGCCAAGGAGAAGCAGCAGGATCTCCAGAAGGAGATCTCCACGGTCCAGGACAACGTGGCCCGCGGCCAGGAGGAGCTCAACGAACTGCGCGACTCCATAGGCCTCGCGGCCGCCGCGCAGTACCGCTCCGGCTCCATCGACTCCTCCCTCCAGCTCTTCCTGTCCTCGAACCCCGAGGACTACCTGGACAAGGCCTCCACGGCCGACCAGCTCAGCGCCCAGCAGGTCGACGCGCTGAAGAAGATCCAGGAGAAGCAGCGCGAGCTCGCCCAGCAGCGCGCCGAGGCCACCGAGAAGCTCCAGGACCTCGCGAGCACCCGCGCCGAACTGGCCAAGCAGAAGAAGGCCGTTCAGGGCAAGCTGGCCGAGGCGCAGAAGCTCCTCAACACGCTGACCGCCGCCGAGAAGGCCGCCCTCGCCGCGGCCGACGCCCGCGCCAGCCGCTCCGCCACCGAGCGGGTGGACCTCGGTGACGCGCCCGCCGCCTCCGCCCGGGCCGAGGCCGCCTTCCAGGCCGCCCAGACC
Above is a window of Streptomyces griseorubiginosus DNA encoding:
- a CDS encoding NlpC/P60 family protein; its protein translation is MASHRRPKQPSRVRVTVLTTAAAAAVALSANAANAAPSDKPSKDEVKAKVDALYEQAEQATEKLNGAKEKQQDLQKEISTVQDNVARGQEELNELRDSIGLAAAAQYRSGSIDSSLQLFLSSNPEDYLDKASTADQLSAQQVDALKKIQEKQRELAQQRAEATEKLQDLASTRAELAKQKKAVQGKLAEAQKLLNTLTAAEKAALAAADARASRSATERVDLGDAPAASARAEAAFQAAQTQLGKPYVYGATGTASYDCSGLTSWAYAQAGVTIPRTSQAQANAGTRIYSESQLKVGDLVIFYGDLHHVALYAGNGQVIHAPRTGTVVRYESINNMPFQFGVRI